A segment of the Hallerella succinigenes genome:
CCGTCGGCAAAGAAGTCAATTTGACAGCCGTCTCCGGACTTGTTCCACTTTTTATTTGCAATGTCCCAGATGCCCGTTTCGCGCATGGAACCGCGGAGGGTGATGGCGATGTACTTGCCATCTGGAGAAAGGTTCGGTTCCTGCAGAATGACGCCCTTTTCGTCAAAGGCTTTTTCGCCGTCCAAAAGCAGCTTTTCTTCACCCGATTCGAGGTTCTTCTGGAACACTTTTGCGCCGCGGGAAAAAACGATGTTTTTACCATCTGGGCGGAAAGTGCCCCAGGTGGCGTTATCGGCGACTTTCTTTTCGTTTTCACCGTTCACGTCGATCATCCAGAGATCCCATTTTTCTGGATAATTCGCATCGTTTTCCGGAGTCCAGCCACCCTTGGAACGGGTAAAGATGATCTTTTGACCGTCCGGAGAGAAGCGCGGAAACCAGTCCACGGTAGAAGAATTGGTGAGCGCCTTCGAATCAGTTCCGTCTGCGTTCATAATCCAAAGATCATGCGTCGAATGGACACGGGATGTGGACCAGACGATTTTACCGTTGAGCTTTCCCTTGATCGCATTCAAGGATGACTGTTCTTCGGAAGTCGGGGCTACCGGAGCACCTGTCGGAGCTTCATCTGCAAAAGCGAATGTAGAAAGGGCGAGCGTTGCAACGGCGAGTTTCAAAATTTTCATTTTAGAATTCCTCAAATCAAATTCAAATATGGAATATAAAATATAAATGAGTTTATGGATGGAGTTGTTCCAAGGAGTCGAGCAGACTGTTTAAGCGTCTAGTCATTTGAATCGCTCCGACGGAACAGAGATGGTCGCGGTTTTGGGCATCCGCATCGGTGTAGTCGTGGTTCCCCATTTTATTTTCATCCATCAGCACAAAATTCGTATAGGTTTTCGAAAGGCTTTGGAGGCTGTCGATGAGTTCCGGAGCTTTGGAACGGCTAAGCCCGTAACGGCCAAAAGAGTTCGTTTCGACAAATTTGGGGCTCATCGGGAAAATCACACCGATGACGGTGATGTTCTTTTTGGAAGCGAGTGCAAGAATTGCTTCCAGCTCTTCCACATTGGCTTTGAAAAATTCCGGATTGTCTTCGTACCAAGTGACGATTTTATCGACGGAAGCTTCTTCTTCCCAGCCGTAGCACGCTTCATTCTTATAGCCTCGAGTTGGAATCAACCATTCGCGGTAGATGGAATTGCCTGGCGAATTTTCAGTATGTTCCGCAAGACCTGCCGGGTACCCGGATTTCCAAAATTCATGATTTTTGTCATAGACAAATCCGGGAGATTTCTTGTACGCTTTGTAGAAGTAGTTTTCGATTTCATTGGTCTTCTGTTTCCACCACATGTCGATGTCCAAAGAGACGACCAAATATTTAAGATTTGGCATGTGGTTCAAAGCGTAATTTTCGAACAAGTAACGGGTTTCGTACAGAGAATTGGGAACGTTCGAAGCGTTGATGGCAAAATAAGCGGAGTCCAATTCTTTCGGAACAACGCCTGCATTGGAACGGGACGATCCAAGGATCAACACGTTTGCAGCATTGCGGTATTCCCAAAGCAATTCCATTTTGTAGCGCAAAATGACATCTACTGCTCCGCCTGCAGAAGTGTAGTAAACACCTGCACTGTCGCTATTCAAAAGTTCAGAAAATTTTTCCGTCCTTTTTGCCCAAAGGCAAGGATGCCACAGTTCTTCCCCTTCGACAATTTCAAAAACTTTGGCTCGACTTAGCCCGACGACGGCAATCTTTTGATGGGCCCCTGCATCATTGGCGAGCGACGCTATCGCCACGTTTGATGTAGAACCAGAAATCCATTCAGTATGGTCAAATGTATAGCCATCTGGAGCAGGAATCACCTGTG
Coding sequences within it:
- a CDS encoding TolB family protein, yielding MKILKLAVATLALSTFAFADEAPTGAPVAPTSEEQSSLNAIKGKLNGKIVWSTSRVHSTHDLWIMNADGTDSKALTNSSTVDWFPRFSPDGQKIIFTRSKGGWTPENDANYPEKWDLWMIDVNGENEKKVADNATWGTFRPDGKNIVFSRGAKVFQKNLESGEEKLLLDGEKAFDEKGVILQEPNLSPDGKYIAITLRGSMRETGIWDIANKKWNKSGDGCQIDFFADGSKVYRVNPTGNGGTAAPSEILWFNVKNGEQQEKVGFFGVPKAAKLMDLPGRRSHEYFPRVSANGKWLVWGATAKGHDHDIYDYELYLWEIGKDPKTAARITYHSGNDRWPDIWLSK